The Cellulomonas flavigena DSM 20109 DNA segment TGCAGAAGCAGCTCATCCGCCAGCGGATCCTCACGGACGGCTTCCGGATCGACGGTCGCGGCCTGCGTGACATCCGGACGCTCTCGGCCGAGGTCGAGGTGCTGCCCCGCACGCACGGCTCGGCGCTGTTCGAGCGCGGTGAGACGCAGATCCTCGGCGTCACGACGCTGAACATGCTGCGGATGGAGCAGCAGATCGACTCGCTGTCGCCCGAGACGCGCAAGCGGTACATGCACCACTACAACTTCCCGCCCTACTCGACCGGTGAGACCGGCCGCGTCGGGTCGCCGAAGCGCCGCGAGATCGGCCACGGTGCGCTCGCCGAGCGGGCGATCGTGCCCGTGCTGCCCGCGCGCGAGGAGTTCCCGTACGCGATCCGGCAGGTCTCCGAGGCGCTGGGCTCCAACGGCTCGACGTCCATGGGCTCCGTCTGCGCCGCGACGCTGTCGCTGCTCAACGCCGGTGTCCCGCTGCGCGCGCCCGTCGCGGGCATCGCGATGGGCCTGGTGTCCGACACGGTCGACGGTGAGACCCGCTACGCGGCCCTCACCGACATCCTGGGCGCCGAGGACGCGTTCGGCGACATGGACTTCAAGGTCGCCGGCACGCGCGAGTTCGTCACCGCGATCCAGCTCGACACCAAGCTCGACGGCATCCCCGCCTCGGTCCTGGCCGGCGCGCTGACGCAGGCCAAGGAGGCGCGCCTGGCGATCCTCGACGTCATCGCCGAGGCGATCGACGTCCCGGACGAGATGAGCCCGTTCGCCCCGCGCGTCATCTCGGTGAAGGTCCCGGTCGACAAGATCGGCGAGGTCATCGGCCCGAAGGGCAAGATGATCAACCAGATCCAGGAGGAGACCGGCGCCGACATCTCCATCGAGGACGACGGCACGGTCTACATCGGCGCCACCGACGGACCGTCGGCGGAGGCCGCGCGGGCCGCGATCAACGCGATCGCGAACCCGCACATGCCCGAGATCGGCGAGCGCTTCGTCGGCACCGTCGTCAAGACGACGACGTTCGGCGCGTTCATCTCGCTGTCCCCGGGCAAGGACGGTCTGCTGCACATCTCGCAGATCCGCAAGCTCGTCGGCGGCAAGCGCGTCGAGAACGTCGAGGACGTCCTGGCCGTCGGCCAGAAGGTCCAGGTCGAGATCGGCGAGATCGACCCGCGCGGCAAGCTGTCGCTGCACGCGGTCCTCGACGAGGCGCAGACCGAGGGCGACCCGGCCGACCCGCCGGCGGGCGTAGAGGTCGCGACCGCTACGGCATACCGAATTAACTGGTGAGTATAGCGCCTGGGCAGGGCCGAGCCATCGTCGTAGTGAAGGCATCTCCACCTGCCACGCGGCCAAACCCGCCTGGATGGACAGATCTCTTGACCAGGGTGAGGCAAGAGACCTGAGTTGGGTCAAACGGCTTACCCTTTCACCGGGCTGGGACGTGGGGTCTGGATGCGGCGTCGATCGCCACCAGGAAGCGCGTGTCAGATCGCCCGATACGTGCGTCCGTTGCGCAGGCGCACCCGAGTGAAGCCGATGGAAGTAGCATTGAGGCGCGAGTACAAAATACACCCGTCCAATACTGGCAAGCCCTTCCCGTGCATCACCTGCCGGTGCTATCGTCGGCGCAACGCCAACGGCGGCGGGGTGCCCTGTGTGCCAGGCCCAGTACGGCGATCCATCGCTGTTGCGGGCAGGGACCGCGACCCGCTTGGCGAGCTCAACGTGCGCGCCCTACAGCCCGGCGGAACAGCCCGGCGGAGTTGAACGGAGCACTAAATGAACGGTCAGCCAGACATCGACCTAAAGGCGGCAGTAAACGCCATCTCGGACGTAATAATGAACCGTCCCCGTCCCCTGCGGGAGTTTGATCAGATCCACATGAAGGCTGGCGACATGGTCATGCAAGCCGAGCATGTCGCCCGTTGGGCTGACGCCAAGTACCTCGTCTTTGTAGGCGACGGCGACGCAATCAGCGTCTGTGTTGCTTACCTCCAATCGCGCGGCATCCTGCCTTACGGACCGGCGAGGATCCTGGTGCTCGACTTCGACGAGCGTGTCGTGAGCGCCGTAAACCGGTTTGCCGATAAAGAGCGCATACCTAGCCTGGAGGGGCAGCTATACAACTGCCT contains these protein-coding regions:
- a CDS encoding polyribonucleotide nucleotidyltransferase, producing MTRADLFAGSRIELLSTGPSQVSEAESERIREEVAQALRAHVPVQFAEATIDNGRFGTRTVRFETGRLAKQAAGSAVAYLDDDTMLLSATTAGKHPREAFDFFPLTVDVEERQYAAGKIPGAFFRREGRPSTDAILACRLIDRPLRPLFVKGLRNEVQVVVTVLSINPDDAYDVLAINAASISTQLSGLPFSGPVAATRLALVDGQWVAFPRYSERERSTFDIVVAGRVVGDDVAIAMIEADAPENAWNLIHGGGGTAPTEEVVAQGLEASKPFIKVLVEAQQQLAAQAAKETQTFPTFPDYQPDAFAAVEQAASERLSAALQIAGKQERENRLDEIKGEVAGELAAQFEGREKEISAAYRSLQKQLIRQRILTDGFRIDGRGLRDIRTLSAEVEVLPRTHGSALFERGETQILGVTTLNMLRMEQQIDSLSPETRKRYMHHYNFPPYSTGETGRVGSPKRREIGHGALAERAIVPVLPAREEFPYAIRQVSEALGSNGSTSMGSVCAATLSLLNAGVPLRAPVAGIAMGLVSDTVDGETRYAALTDILGAEDAFGDMDFKVAGTREFVTAIQLDTKLDGIPASVLAGALTQAKEARLAILDVIAEAIDVPDEMSPFAPRVISVKVPVDKIGEVIGPKGKMINQIQEETGADISIEDDGTVYIGATDGPSAEAARAAINAIANPHMPEIGERFVGTVVKTTTFGAFISLSPGKDGLLHISQIRKLVGGKRVENVEDVLAVGQKVQVEIGEIDPRGKLSLHAVLDEAQTEGDPADPPAGVEVATATAYRINW